TCGCGCCTTGGTTCTGGTTTATGCTGGCGGAATGCGTCGCTCCTTAATTTATTCGCTGTGTTTGCTCTTAGTGCTGGGTACGGCATTAGGCGGTTGTTCTACCGTGAGCTACTATTCCCAAAGCGTGGTCGGACACACGCGCATTATGCTAGCCCGGCAACCCGTTGAGGAAGCGATTGATACGGCGACTGAGCCGCTGCGTTCGCAGCTAATTTTGAGTAAGCAGGTACGACGCTTCGCGGTGGATGAGCTCGGGTTACCGAACAACCGCAGTTATCGTCATTATGTAGCCTTGAACCGCGAATACCCAGTTTGGAATGTGGTTGCTGCTGAAGAGTTTTCCATTGAGCCCAAATATTGGTGCTATTTGGTGATTGGCTGCGCCGCATATCGCGGATATTTTAAACAGTCTAGCGCACATGCTTATGCGAACGGTTTAGCACAGGATGGGTTTGAAACCTCAGTGTCTGGTGCCTCGGCTTACTCCACACTCGGTTGGTTTGCTGACCCAATTCTGCCTTCAATGCTGCGCTACGGTGATGTCGCGTTTATCGAAACCTTGCTGCATGAGATGGCGCATCAACGGCTGTATGTGAACGGCGACAGTGAGTTCAACGAAGCATTCGCATCATTGGTTGGCGAAGAAGGGACGCGTCGCTGGTTACGACAATATCGGCCGCATGCACTGCCTGACTACAACGCCCGAATTCAGGCGGTTGAACAATTCGGCGAGCTCGTGCAATCGACCAAAGCTACCTTGCAGTCAGTGTATGCGCTCAATGTGAGTGCCGAGACCAAACGTCGACAAAAGCAGCTGGCTTTGACTCAGATGCAGCAAGAATATGCGCGTATGCGTGACGAGCAATGGAATGGTAAGCCATGGTTTGACAATTGGTTTCGGCAGCCGGTGAATAACGCACGCCTTGCTGGGTTTTCCACCTACCGTGCGAAAATTCCCATGTTGTCACAACTGTTGATTAAGTGTGCTGGTGATTTGGCGCGGTTTTATCAGCGCTTAGAGCAGGTAGCATTTGAGGGCCACGACGTTGTTGTCCCGACACAATGCGACCGCCACGATGAGGGTTGACGAGTGAAAAAAAGTTTAGGTAAGACTGGTTTGGTCATGGTGTTGCTCATTGCGCTGGCTGGCTGTGCGAGTCTCAGTGAGCGGGAGTGCTTAAAAGGAGATTGGTTTGAAATTGGTTCGCTAGATGGTCAACGCGGATACCGGGTAGATCGACTGGAAACTCATCAGCGTGCGTGTGCAAAACACGGTGTGTCGAGTGACGACGCAGCGTACTTTGCAGGCCATGCGGAGGGGTTAACTGATTATTGCCAACCCGAAAACGGTTACCTGGAAGGTCTTGCGGAGCGTGATTACGCTTATGTTTGTCCCACGCATCTGGAAAAAGATTTTTTACGTGAATATGCCAAGGGGCTAAGTGATCAGATTCGGGAGCTAGATTATGCTTACGATCTAGTGCAACGTGACCTCGACTATGCAAGACACGATGCGCTGTATTTGAAGTCTGAAAAGCAGCGTGCACGCGCACGTTACCAAGCCGAGCAGCTGGAGTCTGAACTTCGCACTATCAGTGAACGCAGATTCCAATTGAATGCGTGGTTACGACACACGCTCGACCGTCTATAGCGGTAACACACACGGATTGGGTTGGCTGACCAGCGCTGTTTTGTCGGTCTCAGTGCCGTAGGTGCTTTTTTAGGTCTAAGTCAATACGCAACTGGTTTGGCGCAGACCGGCATAAGGGTGCCGGTTAGGGTGTGCCTCAAGCTGCGTAGAGGGGTTGATCACGCTAGGTCGTTCGTGGTTCTGCGTGGATGGCCAGACGACGTGGCCCAATTACGTATCGCGTTCAATCATGACAGTCTGGTCGCTAAAGTAAGTCGCGAGGTAAAAAAAATCGATGCACCACCACGAAGGGTGGGCATCGATACAATTACCAAAGTGTCGATCATGTCGACCTTAAAGGAACTTTATTTGTGCTCGGTTGGCAGGTTTTGCGCTCAGGAGTGTGGGCCGCAGTGGTGTAAGACCAACGAACTTACTTGTGGTGACTGACTTATACTTTTGAGTAAGTTACTTCACCGTCTTTAGTGACTTCACAGATTGTTTTCAAGCGCTCATCTTCGGTGACCACACGCATGGTGATTTTATAGACGCCACGTGTTTGTTTGATTTTGGTGGATTTGCTTAACTTGTATCCTGGGTGAGCCAGTTGCGCTTTTTCTTTACACAAGCCGATTGCTTGTCCGGCGCTGTCTACTTCTGCCGCATTGGCGGTGCCCAGCATCATTGGAGACATTAAAAGTGCGGTAGTTGCTGTCAATTTGGTCAAATATTTCATGGTTTTCCTCTGAAATCGTTATGAAAACGAGTTATGGGTCAAATTCGCCCCGGTTATAACAGAATGTGTGTTCTGGAAAAAATCTAAAAAAATTAGGTTATGGTTTCATCAATGCTAGTGCGCAGCGGACGTAGTTTTGACGCTCGTCCAAGGCGCAATTTTGTTTTGTCATAGCAATCAACGCGCGTTGTATCCCCATCACGTAGATGACCAGCTCTTCCACCGGCAAAGGTCGGATTTCACCGTCTTCAATAGCATTTTCAATTACCGTTTGAAAAGATTTCCGACTGTTATCAAAAATGCACTGAATTACTTTGTCGACATCAGGGTGCTTACCACCTCGTTCGATGGCGGCTTGATGAGCGAAACAACCTTGGTGCTCGCCATTTTCAAGCTGGTCTAGTACCCGATCAAAATGCTCAACCAGGCTTTGGTAGCTAGCGCGTCGGCCGCTAAAAGGTTTGACAAAGTGATCGTGGATTTTTTGCTGATAACGCTTAAGTGCCGCGCAATACAGCTGGTCTTTGTCTTTAAACGCCTGGTACAAACCGTAGCGCGCGACACCGGAATGTCGAACAACATCTGCCATAGAGCAGGCTTTGTAACCCTTTCTCCAGAAGAGATCGAGTGCAGCGTCTAGGACAGTTTCAGGTTCGAATTCGCGCGTGCGTGCCATAGGAAGCAGAATATACATTCTGTATAGTAAAAGTCAAATGCCTTTGTCATAAAAGCTGGTCGGTTTCCGTGCTGAATGATTAGTGATTCAACTGTTCCTGAATTGGCGTGTCATCTTAGGTATAATTCAACGTCATGCAATTTGACTGAACCACCGGAGTGAATTATGAGTGTTGCGCGTATTACGGAAATTTCGGCCTCTTCGAAAAAGAGTTTTGATGACGCCGTCAAGGTCGGTATCGCAAGAGCGTCTAAAACCTTGAAAAATGTGTCCGGAGCTTGGATTAAAGATCAAGAAGTGGCGATTGCTGATGGTGTTATTACGGAGTACCGTGTGAAACTGAAGATTACCTTCGTGCTCGAAGAGTAGTCATTGGTATTTTACCGGCGTGTTAAGCGCAGTTATGATGACGCCCATGCTGCGCGGCGATAGAGCCAATAGATTTGTTGTAACAAACCGCGCCATCACTGCGTTTACATGATATATTTCGGGCTTAGTCTCA
The sequence above is a segment of the Arenicella chitinivorans genome. Coding sequences within it:
- a CDS encoding DUF2799 domain-containing protein translates to MKKSLGKTGLVMVLLIALAGCASLSERECLKGDWFEIGSLDGQRGYRVDRLETHQRACAKHGVSSDDAAYFAGHAEGLTDYCQPENGYLEGLAERDYAYVCPTHLEKDFLREYAKGLSDQIRELDYAYDLVQRDLDYARHDALYLKSEKQRARARYQAEQLESELRTISERRFQLNAWLRHTLDRL
- a CDS encoding TetR/AcrR family transcriptional regulator — protein: MYILLPMARTREFEPETVLDAALDLFWRKGYKACSMADVVRHSGVARYGLYQAFKDKDQLYCAALKRYQQKIHDHFVKPFSGRRASYQSLVEHFDRVLDQLENGEHQGCFAHQAAIERGGKHPDVDKVIQCIFDNSRKSFQTVIENAIEDGEIRPLPVEELVIYVMGIQRALIAMTKQNCALDERQNYVRCALALMKP
- a CDS encoding aminopeptidase, with translation MSYYSQSVVGHTRIMLARQPVEEAIDTATEPLRSQLILSKQVRRFAVDELGLPNNRSYRHYVALNREYPVWNVVAAEEFSIEPKYWCYLVIGCAAYRGYFKQSSAHAYANGLAQDGFETSVSGASAYSTLGWFADPILPSMLRYGDVAFIETLLHEMAHQRLYVNGDSEFNEAFASLVGEEGTRRWLRQYRPHALPDYNARIQAVEQFGELVQSTKATLQSVYALNVSAETKRRQKQLALTQMQQEYARMRDEQWNGKPWFDNWFRQPVNNARLAGFSTYRAKIPMLSQLLIKCAGDLARFYQRLEQVAFEGHDVVVPTQCDRHDEG
- a CDS encoding dodecin family protein is translated as MSVARITEISASSKKSFDDAVKVGIARASKTLKNVSGAWIKDQEVAIADGVITEYRVKLKITFVLEE